The nucleotide sequence ttgagagaatgccaagcgtgtgcagagctgtcatccaGGCAAAGTGTGACtacgttgaagaatctcaaatctttttttgatttgtttaaacacttttttggttactacaagattccacagttgatgtcttcactattattctacaatataggaaataaaaaataaccctttaatgagtaggtgtccaaccTTGAGTGGTATAGTATATCACATTATCTGTAATAATGTAACAGTCTAAACCAGAAATGTAAGCGCACGTCCTTACCAATAGTGATTCAGGACACCAAACGTGTGACCACTTGATCAGAGGTATCCTTCAGCGAGGTAACCAGTCATGCAAATGTACCTTAGTCGGGTAAATTTCTACGGCAACAAATCCTTCAGAACGAAGAGAAGACGAAAAGATTGCGTCATCTCCATATATGCTTGCTGAATTTGCAAGATAACGTTGCCTTCATTTTGATTTCAGCACAAATGAAAATGTGTCAGACTTCCCAATCCATTGAGGTTTCAGCAGACTCAATGAAGAGTTTGGCATTCAACATGCAGTTACGAGCCTGCTAGTTATATCCACTGTCTTAGTACAGATGAAGCTGGTATGTGAGGCTTACTGAAGCTGGTTAGCTTTAGAACACcctgagtagatctagcttgcttcTTAGGATACCCCTCTGGCCTGTGTTCTTCAATCTTGGTATCAGGTTTGTACCACATGACGGCAGTAATTACATTGAAAAGTTGGAAGAAAGACAACCACACAGAAACCAATGTAAGACTGAAATCATTTAAGGCTCTGTTAATTCTCATCTTCAAAAACAACACACTGTAAAGTCACAAAAGCAAACCCAAAAGcaagtatatatataaaaaaagttgATAATTGGCTAACAAAGCAATTAGATATTTTAATAAATAGGTTATGAGAAAAGCAAAAGTAACAATTTAAGTTAGATCATTTAggacaggggtgtcaaactcattccatggagggcctagtgtgtgcaggtttttcctttcaattaagaccaagGCAACCAGTTAAGTGGAGTTCCTTAATAATCattgaccttaattcatcaataaaGTACAAGAGTGGCataaaaacctgcagacactgcCCTCAGTACATCGTGTTTGACAAGTGGTTCAGGGCAAGTTTGATTGTTTAGGGTCAGAATTTGATCAAACCATGTGACATATTAGTAATTTGCATGACTAAGAGGAAACTGTATCTCCTGTCTTTAAAGCAAACCACACAGCGGTAACCAGAAAACAAACATACATAGTGCTCAACGTGAACGTCTCATGCTTGGAGACCTGGCTCGACCATGCCCATCGAAAAATAGAAAGTTGAAGGGTGGTCTGCTTTATAACCACCATACAGTTGGTTTTAGGCCCTATGAACCACAGCAATCATACATTTACCACGGTTTGATTAAATTCTGACACGAGTCCTCAACCTGcatgtccattattactttaaaaTTAGATACCAGATTTAATAAATCGATACAAGTAAAAAGTAAAACCAAGGGAACTAATGACGGAGCAGCTTCAAAAAGCTTTGCTGTGGTCCTGAACAGTTTGCTGCTCATTGCCCCAGCACTCCCCAACCCCAAATGAGAAAATAGAAATCCATAGACAATTATTCATCCTCATTCCCATAAAGGTTATCCTCTACACATTGAAAAGTGGGTCTTCCCTGGGCCGGGTCACCATGAAGGCCAGTGAGTCTGCAGGTGAATGTGTTCCACAGTCAAGATATcaaaggttgggcaggctcaacACTCCCTTGAATTGGATTATGGACAGACAAGAATCTGCTCTCTGGTACTGTAGGTAACACTGCCAGCTGGAGAGGTCAAAAGGTGTGATCGAGCTGAAGTGGTTCCTGGGTCATCAAAGCAGGAACCTGTTGGGAGAGATCCTGCCAAATAATGATGATGGAGAACAAAAAAAGTACTATTTTACTTACTGACAGAGTAAAGGAAAGACTGAAGACACCACTAGGTGTTGAGACAGTATGAAGATATTCATATTTGTGTAATTAAGACCTTTACACAGTTAAGGAAATGAGCATTTCATCAATATGTAAACTGTGAAACCCAGTTAAAAACAACCAATACctcaatgtgtatgtgtgtctgcagTTTGTGTGGGGAAGGCAGGGGGTAGTTCTCACACAGTGCAGAAAATCTGCTTCCTGTTTTGAAACATCAATTTATATTCAGGATGCTGCGTTTTCCTTTGTCTGGGACCTACCCTCTCTGTGGCTCATAAGTCTCGTCCCTCTGCCTTTACACTGCCAGCCTCTTCTCTTACTCTTCTTTTCTGCCCTTGTGCCCACTGCTCAGACAGTTGGGTTCTTCACACCACATTCTTCATCTGATCTAATGATAACAGGCTAAACCAATGGTTAACAATCTGAGAAGCAAACCCCCTTCCCTGTCTGCTTTATCTAACAGCTGTAATTTTGTTCCACCCCTGAtcctctcatctcccttcctCCACAAGTACATTTTTTGTACACGCATTATGAACTCTACACTTCTGCTACCCATGACCATACATCTTCTCACAACCTGTGAATTCTTGCCCGTTGTCAGTGACAAGCCTATTGTGCATTTACACTTCTTTGTCCTACTATGCGTGTGTGGAGGGTAAAGTGTAGTGCTTACCTGGGGGAGAGGTGTAGAGGGGACAGTGTCCCCTACTTCCTCACTGCACCACACAGGCCGTGCAGCACTGCTCCTGTTTCTCTGGCAGCGTGGCATAGTTCATCTGACGGACGATCTCAGCAAACAGCTCGTCCACCATGGTCTTGCTCTTGGCTGAGGTCTCGATGAAGGGGCAGCCCCACTCCTGGGCCAGGGCCCGACCGTCTGCACCCGCCACCTCTCTCTCAGACTCCAGGTCCACCTTGTTCCCCACCAGGATCAGTGGCACCTTCTCAAAGCGCTTCACCCGCACGATCTGGTCTCGCATCGGCCTGATGTCCTGGGGAGCAAAGGGGGGAGGAATTTAGGGATGGATATAAGGATATTCTCGGGAACTGTGGGGAAATGTTTGCGCAACAGTTATTGCTGCCTTGCTCTTCAATGTATATCAATGGGTTAAGTAGCAGCCCGTTGGCCACTCTTCTAACCTGTTGATCTTAAACATTCAGTGTGTAGAGGACAGACTTATGGAAATGGGGTAGAAGAGAGGTTTATGGATTTATATTGTAGAGATTAGGCTGTTAATGGTTTTTAGGAATGATGCACTCAGAATGATATGAATACAATAGGCATTGCTCAGTAGGCCCATTTAAAACATGGCTACAACTCTATCAAGAGGTTGCAGGCTCCTTGACATGTTGGCAGGTAACACCAGATAAAGGCCCTTTACCTGAAATGACTGTTGATTGACGAGACTGTAGACAAGTATGAAACCTTGGCCGTTCTTGATGTACAGGTCCCTCATGGAGGCGAACTGTTCTGTCCCCGCCGTGTCAAGGATCTCCAGCACCGAAGGCGACGAGTCCACTTCGATCTCTTTCCGATAGAAGTCCTCAATTGTAGGGTCATATTTCTCGATGAAAGTGCCCGTGACAAACTGGACAGTCAGCGCGGACTTGCCGACGCCGCCGCTTCCCAGCACAACCACTTTGTACTCCTTCATTAGGGTGCACGAGTTTGACCCGGGTtacttagctaacgttagctagctggtttGCTATAGCCCGTGACAACATTAATCAAGTAAACCTTGACAACACAACTCTGTAAACCCGCACAAATCAACCTCCCAGTTAAAATGTTAACATGTATGCGTTTAGTTAAAACAATTTAAAATCTAGTTAAAAGCAGAAGTGTTGCACTGAGCTAACTAGCAAAGTTGGCTAAATCCACAACGCCCCTCCATGCTCGCTCTCGATAAGGAGCCTTCTTATGACAAATCCTTCAGACAGTAAACATAACTACGTTACCTTGACATGAATATGGGCTGTTGCTTCTATCAGTAATCTGCCCCAAAACGGTGCATTACCGGAGTTGGTGGCTAGCTAGTTAATATGCACAATATTATAATGACTTGTATTGTCTCCATTTTTGGAGAACATGTGAATGTGGCTCGCTCACACCACATCATAAAGCATACCGGTGTCGCAAAAGCCCAATGCCAGCGTCTGCCACTTCCACCACGGCTGGTCCCTGGCCTTATCACGGGCAAGCTGCACTTCAGCAGCCAGATATCGTTCAGGAACCTCGGGTTGGAGTTTCAGTCCAATGCTGTCCACAGTACACTGCTTGGTTGCTGTTTAGTACGAGACAGGGAAAGACCTCCCACTCCCTTCCTTAATTTCGTCCTCACGGCCTCTCCCTAGTATCCGTACATCCTCACGACCACCACTGGGCTGCAATGTCCTGTGGAACCTAGTAAGTAACCAGGtcttattttctttcaaaaatctaatcaaattacGAGCACCAAATTTGCTGGTGCAAATACTAATATATTTAAGTCCTCAGCAGGGACATTGAACCGCTACATGGTTGTCCAAAATGCAGGCCATATGTCAAGGAAGGACCATCGTGAAAAATCTGCAATGTAATTGGTCACCTTGAAGATTTATTGTCATTCCCATTGGTTCAAATATAACTTCAGGCGGGACAGTTGGGCGCAACGTATAGAACGTTGCACATAGAAATATGCTGCATAGAATGGAATTTACAGGATTCAGTTCGCTGCAATGAATGAATACATTCATCTTTATAATGGCTGATAATCGAAGTGTGAACATTAAGTGAGCTATTTACAGAAACTATGTTATAGATTGTTATAGGCAAGAAATAATTTGTCTGATTTGTcctatttttgtgtgtgttttaattgTGCTTCAGCTTTTCCATAGCAAGATAAATAGGAGATTCCAAACAAAAGCACTGATGTGAATTTGTGGGTGTTTTTCAGCTTTTTTGGACCTCATATTCTTGTGGATAATTTTTGTTCATATATATCTGATTTACCATTTATAAATTAAAGCACTTCATAGAgatagtccccccatttgaagaTGTAATACGTATTTGGACAAATTTCATTTATAGTTATAGGGCACTGAAGTAGTCAAAaatgtagtatttggtcccatgttccaagcacacaatgactacatcaagcatGTGACTTTTAAAAACTCATTGGAtgtatttgcagtttgttttgaaTGTATTTTGGGTTATATTTTGTCCAATAGGAACTGAATGGTGAATGATGACTGGAGTAATTCTATTTTTAAGTGAGTAGACAAGATGCTTCTGAAAATTTCTAAATCAATCCATATAATGCCATGATTAAGAAAAATCATGAATTAATCATGAATAGTGATGAGTGAAAAAGTTACAGAGAAAGTtaaatgttattttggcattaatatgtgtcacatattagtttgcaaacaatgtaaaaaacaaacaaacattgagttaataaagcggCATACGAAAATGgtctctttttttgttttcttgagtaaggcagctccaaaaggaaggtgtttcagcctagctcagtgctttatgtggtggtggggcaagccagcagaaaatacagagcatTGTGCCGTGATTTGCTCAGTGTTCTgacactcatggggacactacgtcaccgccaagTCTCAGGGTAGACCTAGAAAATTCTAACCCTTTggatgctgccatagagttacattagaaatgCCCATCCATGAAGGcccaaggtcattggccacaggtAAAATGACGTCAAATTACGTTATATGTACATTAGCTTTGATTgcactgatcatgtcaacatcatacttccaaaatcttagctagcagccatcatcatgaatcaagttgacaatctactggcaaatcctttttaatccttgtcacatgaagagaaataatgaagagaaatgatagataaaacatatcggtgctcatcggccattggacattaaCATTACACAGCAAGTtagaaatcgcaaattcaacaatgagtggtttggaaggaatcaatgacagtggctgtgtggtcccaaatcttTTTCAAGTTTAAAATgctaaacattcaacattggccatgctgtcaatgaagcatgatttgtacCGCACTCAAAACAACTCGGAACTGCAAAAatttgacttcagtgagttcaagacaactgggaagtcgGGAATAAACCAGCTCCGACgaggaaaatacgttttgaacggtcatctaaCTTGGAATTGTAAATCCGGCCTCTTTCTACAGCTATgacctgaagatcaatgacgtcatcatgatttgaccttgtttttttcagagttcccagttgttttgaaagcaccataaatccagagagtGCCAGACTtcgatgacaaaatttgcccacgaaacccgccgtgccaccttcctgttcaagtgagcacagcacaacaaggtgagtccaaaaatgtcttgtatgctgctgcataaattatattatatgccagggagatatgggagatatgtatactgtaactaagaaaataatactaagtgtatgtagCTGTTAGAAGCACATGTGCCTTACCCTAATAATTTGTTCTATTTACCTActattctgacttggtggtgcacatgtagcctataacctgttttagagaaatgtaatcattgaatattgtaagggCTTTCATCATCTGCTTATATGCCCTTTTTATTTATCATACGGTCTGACTTgctgtacagggagaacactgtaacaactgtccatgttctgaattctgtcactgtacatttgaaaagtgctaaacaaatagtagCTCAcacattaatgtcttaatcgaaattacggattgcctctaatcccttatgccatagtttgtacatctcaattgtcaagcaattcagttcaattcaaatgttgggactgctgttgggatagcttgatgtaggccctaacagtttgtgggtaccatttgtcaccgttatagtgcaattaatgtattgtattgtgtcgtgttgtatactggctttgctggcatgcattcaACCTTTATTTTTTTTGCCTACCAGGATTTCCATGCTAAAATCGGCAGTGCCCAGGAGGCTTCGCAAATGGGTCACACCCTCCATACGGAACCTCCAACAACATTTTAGGATCAAGCTTAAACAGGCTCTTAGGCATGCCGGTAGGCAATGCGCTGGTAGCCGTTAATAACATTTTTGGCTAAATAGTGTtttctactctgttctgccaTTTGTTTTGAGTTCCAGACATATTGCTAAAGTAGTGTTTTATTAGGATTACTTACCACTCGCTATTGACTTGGTTTGGCATTGTATTCTTTTGCAATTATAACACCTTCGTGTACTGCGTTACTGTTCAGTTTCACCACTAGATGGTGAGACCTGCCTATGATAGGATAAATGGAGAGACTGATGAGTAGTGGCAAGTAAGGAGTAAAAAGGACATGCAGCTCATTCAATATAGTCTGCGTGGTTTCTCGTTTTAACAGTGACATTTTAATTTAAAACGTATATATTATTGCTTTAGGGAACGAATAGAAATACAGTACATTTTCTTTGAAAAACATTTACTTCACTAATTGAATTTCAGTTGCTTAATTTCTCTGAATAGACTTGAAATGAAATGGATGGAATTGAACTATGTCTCTCCTCAGATTTCCATGGGGAGTGCAGGGGCAGCTTGACACAGCagctgggtcacacacacacacacaaacacacacattatctACTTTGCTTAGTGAAATGTTGTGTTTTTCCATCTCTGACTGAGCTTgcatagtcagtcagtctgcaCTGCAGGTGTATTTAAGAAGGCAAGGAAGGTTCTCTCACAGAGTCTCttatactctctccctctttctcttccctctctctctaccccccccctctctctctctctctcttcccctctgtctctgggGTATGGGTATGACCGGCTGAGTTTGCTGAGTGGCCTACACGTACATACAGTTAGCAGCAATGCAGTAACAGTTCCTAAACAAACATTTTACTCCTTGCTAAaatccacacacacgcacacacactgtaatTCCCCAGAGGTaagttggtggagtgctgcttcTGAGGTAGACTTTATTATTGCTGTGTATTTGATAAGAGCAACATACCATTAATGggtttctctctctatgttctccccctctttctcccccttgctccgtcattccctctctctcccacaggagCCATTAACCACAGAGACCCTAAGCTGTGTACTGTGGGAGATATCCTCCTCAGCCTCTGGCCCTCTCCACTCCATCACCCTTTCACTCCTTCTTTCCTTCACTtcacttccctttctctctcttttcatttctcggtgtgtgtgtgttcgtgtgtgcttGCACGGGAATGTGTGTCTTGATACAGGGCCATAGTGAGTAGGGCAACAGTAAGCATATTAGGGGAGAACCAacctgaacctctctctctctctctgggggacTGTATTATGTCATGTCTCTGATGGTCCCCCCATCcctggtgtttgtgtgtatatgtgtgtttatgtatacatgtgtcaaatcaaattgtattggtcacatccACATTGTTAGCCggtgttattgcgagtgtagcggaatgtgtgtgtgtgtgtgcgtgtgaatgtgtgtgtgtatgtgcgagagagagaagacgggGAATTAAATAGGGGGAAATCTCTGTGAATTGTCTCTTTGTCTCAGAGGCTGTGTGATCGGAGTTCCTTTCTCTGTGTAAACCCCAGAGCTTTGTGTGGGCGAGGGAGAGGGCTGAGCTCTCTAAACACAAACCATATTTCCCACTTAGCAGAGGTTGCAAACTGGTTTAGGTGACATAGTGTTTGGATGcagaaaaaacaaaaaacaaaaacattaaatCTAATATAAAAACACACATCTATAATAACCTTGACAAATACACTTGGCAGCTATGTGCCACCATCAAGCATCAGGCATGGTCTCACCTTCAACCCCTCTCCCGCACTCTCTCCCCTTCTGACCACATGAACCGCTGCCCTTTCCCTTCCAGCtgccctctcccccagcccagagGAATGCCCTGCCTGACTCACTCAGATAAGGCTTTGGGGGGTCTTTGTCCTTGGCTCAGAGAGATGGAGGTCCTGTAGTGAGAGAATGGGGATGTTCTGCATCCCTTATTCTAACTGACTAAATTCtagaatgtgactgtagtataatataaaAGAATGTGACTAtagtagaatgtgactgtagtagaatgtCTCCTGTAGTAGAATCACAACGAGCACATAACATTTTGAGAAACATATGTTTCTTAGTGCTTTGGTGatttattttgcatacaacctttcTGGAAATTGTGCAAGagagttgcttggctttggaacattctcagcacattttaAGGAAATTGACCAAAATTGAAACattattttcttggtatttcattactttaacagaacgtATCATTGATATTTCATTTCAATTTTGGGaatgttctccaactggtttgacaatggaaatggaatagccttaatttgtcagaacaagaatagactaacgagtttcagaagaaaggtctttgtttctggccattttgaacctgaTATCGAACCCACaagtgctgatgctccagatactcaactagtcttaagaaggccagttttattgcttctttaatcagacaacagttttcagctgtgctagcataattgcaaaagggttttctaatgatcaattatccttt is from Oncorhynchus masou masou isolate Uvic2021 chromosome 32, UVic_Omas_1.1, whole genome shotgun sequence and encodes:
- the LOC135526370 gene encoding ras-related protein Rap-2c is translated as MKEYKVVVLGSGGVGKSALTVQFVTGTFIEKYDPTIEDFYRKEIEVDSSPSVLEILDTAGTEQFASMRDLYIKNGQGFILVYSLVNQQSFQDIRPMRDQIVRVKRFEKVPLILVGNKVDLESEREVAGADGRALAQEWGCPFIETSAKSKTMVDELFAEIVRQMNYATLPEKQEQCCTACVVQ